A window of the Coregonus clupeaformis isolate EN_2021a unplaced genomic scaffold, ASM2061545v1 scaf0124, whole genome shotgun sequence genome harbors these coding sequences:
- the LOC121543957 gene encoding enoyl-CoA hydratase domain-containing protein 3, mitochondrial-like isoform X2: protein MDSQNMARNVFNQAANIVQLSRFTRLAGSRSLCTQTPAEPLTVRQQNNGIRSITLNNPKKRNALSLSMLDSLRGNILADIDSDDLRVIVISAKGPVFSSGHDLKELTSAQGRDYHTKVFQACSEVMTLIQDIPVPVIAMVNGVATAAGCQLVASCDIAVVTEKSTFATPGINVGLFCSTPAVAIGRAVPKKVAMEMLFTGNPISAQDALLHGLVSKVVPEERLEEETLAIARRVCQASRPVVALGKATFHRWPRGGMRPTPQPLVSWWITWLSETDRRGYGPS, encoded by the exons ATGGACAGTCAAAACATGGCTCGAAATGTGTTTAACCAAGCTGCTAATATTGTCCAACTCAGCAGGTTTACACGTCTAGCTGGGTCAAGGTCACTTTGCACGCAAACTCCAGCGGAGCCACTGACTGTCAGACAGCAAAACAATGGAATAAG GAGTATAACCCTGAACAACCCTAAGAAGAGGAATGCCCTGTCTCTGTCAATGCTGGACTCACTGAGAGGCAACATCCTGGCAGACATCGACAGCGACGACCTCAGAGTCATCGTCATATCAG CTAAGGGACCAGTGTTCTCCTCTGGGCATGACCTGAAGGAGCTGACGTCAGCACAGGGCAGAGATTACCACACCAAGGTGTTTCAGGCCTGCTCAGAG GTTATGACCCTGATACAAGACATTCCCGTGCCTGTGATTGCCATGGTGAATGGGGTTGCCACAGCAGCAGGATGCCAGCTTGTTGCCAGTTGTGACATTGCCGTGGTGACAGAGAAGTCCACCTTCGCCACACCAGGGATCAACGTGGGTCTGTTCTGCTCAACACCGGCCGTGGCAATAGGAAGAGCTGTCCCCaagaag GTAGCCATGGAGATGCTGTTCACAGGAAACCCGATCTCGGCCCAGGATGCTTTGCTGCACGGGCTGGTCAGTAAGGTGGTTCCTGAGGAGCGTCTAGAGGAGGAGACTCTAGCCATCGCACGGCGGGTCTGTCAGGCCAGCCGGCCCGTTGTAGCCCTTGGCAAGGCCACCTTCCACAG ATGGCCCAGGGGCGGGATGCGGCCTACGCCACAGCCTCTCGTGTCATGGTGGATAACCTGGCTCTCAGAGACGGACAGGAGGGGATACGGGCCTTCATAG
- the LOC121543957 gene encoding enoyl-CoA hydratase domain-containing protein 3, mitochondrial-like isoform X1, which translates to MDSQNMARNVFNQAANIVQLSRFTRLAGSRSLCTQTPAEPLTVRQQNNGIRSITLNNPKKRNALSLSMLDSLRGNILADIDSDDLRVIVISAKGPVFSSGHDLKELTSAQGRDYHTKVFQACSEVMTLIQDIPVPVIAMVNGVATAAGCQLVASCDIAVVTEKSTFATPGINVGLFCSTPAVAIGRAVPKKVAMEMLFTGNPISAQDALLHGLVSKVVPEERLEEETLAIARRVCQASRPVVALGKATFHRQMAQGRDAAYATASRVMVDNLALRDGQEGIRAFIEKRKPVWTNKAEKAHDD; encoded by the exons ATGGACAGTCAAAACATGGCTCGAAATGTGTTTAACCAAGCTGCTAATATTGTCCAACTCAGCAGGTTTACACGTCTAGCTGGGTCAAGGTCACTTTGCACGCAAACTCCAGCGGAGCCACTGACTGTCAGACAGCAAAACAATGGAATAAG GAGTATAACCCTGAACAACCCTAAGAAGAGGAATGCCCTGTCTCTGTCAATGCTGGACTCACTGAGAGGCAACATCCTGGCAGACATCGACAGCGACGACCTCAGAGTCATCGTCATATCAG CTAAGGGACCAGTGTTCTCCTCTGGGCATGACCTGAAGGAGCTGACGTCAGCACAGGGCAGAGATTACCACACCAAGGTGTTTCAGGCCTGCTCAGAG GTTATGACCCTGATACAAGACATTCCCGTGCCTGTGATTGCCATGGTGAATGGGGTTGCCACAGCAGCAGGATGCCAGCTTGTTGCCAGTTGTGACATTGCCGTGGTGACAGAGAAGTCCACCTTCGCCACACCAGGGATCAACGTGGGTCTGTTCTGCTCAACACCGGCCGTGGCAATAGGAAGAGCTGTCCCCaagaag GTAGCCATGGAGATGCTGTTCACAGGAAACCCGATCTCGGCCCAGGATGCTTTGCTGCACGGGCTGGTCAGTAAGGTGGTTCCTGAGGAGCGTCTAGAGGAGGAGACTCTAGCCATCGCACGGCGGGTCTGTCAGGCCAGCCGGCCCGTTGTAGCCCTTGGCAAGGCCACCTTCCACAG ACAGATGGCCCAGGGGCGGGATGCGGCCTACGCCACAGCCTCTCGTGTCATGGTGGATAACCTGGCTCTCAGAGACGGACAGGAGGGGATACGGGCCTTCATAGAGAAACGGAAGCCTGTGTGGACAAACAAAGCAGAGAAGGCCCATGATGACTGA